One segment of Macaca fascicularis isolate 582-1 chromosome 4, T2T-MFA8v1.1 DNA contains the following:
- the BAG6 gene encoding large proline-rich protein BAG6 isoform X2 has protein sequence MEPNDSTSTSVEEPDSLEVLVKTLDSQTRTFIVGAQMNVKEFKEHIAASVSIPSEKQRLIYQGRVLQDDKKLQEYNVGGKVIHLVERAPPQTQLPSGASSGTGSASATHGGGPSPGTRGPGASVHDRNANSYVMVGTFNLPSDGSAVDVHINMEQAPIQSEPRVRLVMAQHMIRDIQTLLSRMECRGGPQPQHSQPPPQPPAVTQEPVALSSQTSEPVESEAPPREPMEAEEVEERAPAQNPELTPGPAPAGPTPAPETNAPNHPSPAEYVEVLQELQRLESRLQPFLQRYYEVLGAAATTDYNNNHEGREEDQRLINLVGESLRLLGNTFVALSDLRCNLACAPPRHLHVVRPMSHYTTPMVLQQAAIPIQINVGTTVTMTGNGTRPPPTPNAEAPPPGPGQASSTAPSSTNVESSAEGAPPPGPAPPPATSHPRVIRISHQSVEPVVMMHMNIQDSGTQPGGVPSAPTGPLGPPGHGQTLGSTLIQLPSLPPEFMHAVAHQITHQAMVAAVASAAAGQQVPGFPTAPTRVVIARPTPPQARPSHPGGPPVSGTLGAGLGTNASLAQMVSGLVGQLLMQPVLVAQGTPGMAPPPAPATASASAGTTNTATTAGPAPGGPAQPPPTPQPSTADLQFSQLLGNLLGPAGPGAGGPGVASPTITVAMPGVPAFLQGMTDFLQATQTAPPPPPPPPPPQPAPEQQTMPPPSSPSGGAGSPGGLGLESLSPEFFTSVVQGVLSSLLGSLGARAGSSESIAAFIQRLSGSSNIFEPGADGALGFFGALLSLLCQNFSMVDVVMLLHGHFQPLQRLQPQLRSFFHQHYLGGQEPTPSNIRMATHTLITGLEEYVRESFSLVQVQPGVDIIRTNLEFLQEQFNSIAAHVLHCTDSGFGARLLELCNQGLFECLALNLHCLGGQQMELAAVINGRIRRMSRGVNPSLVSWLTTMMGLRLQVVLEHMPVGPDAILRYVRRVGDPPQPLPEEPMEVQGAERASPEPQRENASPAPGTTAEEAMSRGPPPAPEGGSRDEQDGASAETEPWAAAVPPEWVPIIQQDIQSQRKVKPQPPLSDAYLSGMPAKRRKTMQGEGPQLLLSEAVSRAAKAAGARPLTSPESLSRDLEAPEVQESYRQQLRSDIQKRLQEDPNYSPQRFPNAHRAFADDP, from the exons ATGAATGTAAAAGAGTTTAAGGAGCACATTGCTGCCTCTGTCAGCATCCCGTCTGAAAAACAACGGCTCATTTACCAGGGACGAGTTCTGCAAGATGATAAGAAGCTCCAGGAATACA ATGTTGGGGGAAAGGTTATCCACCTGGTGGAACGGGCTCCTCCTCAGACTCAGCTCCCTTCTGGGGCATCTTCTGGGACGGGGTCTGCCTCAGCCACTCATGGTGGGGGACCCTCGCCTGGTACTCGGGGGCCTGGGGCCTCTGTTCATGACCGGAATGCCAACAGCTATGTCATGGTTGGAACCTTCAATCTTCCT AGTGACGGCTCTGCTGTGGATGTTCACATCAACATGGAACAGGCCCCGATTCAG AGTGAGCCCCGGGTACGGCTGGTGATGGCTCAACACATGATCAGGGATATACAGACCTTACTATCCCGGATGGAG TGTCGAGGAGGACCCCAACCGCAGCATAGTCAGCCACCCCCGCAGCCACCAGCTGTGACCCAGGAGCCAGTAGCCTTGAGCTCTCAAACATCAGAACCAGTTGAAAGTGAAGCACCTCCTCGGGAGCCCATGGAGGCAGAAGAAGTGGAGGAGCGTGCCCCAGCCCAGAACCCGGAGCTCACTCCTGGTCCAGCCCCAGCGGGCCCAACACCTGCCCCGGAAACAAACGCACCCAA CCATCCTTCCCCTGCGGAGTATGTGGAGGTGCTCCAAGAGCTCCAGCGGCTGGAGAGTCGCCTCCAGCCCTTCTTGCAGCGCTACTACGAGGTTCTGGGTGCTGCTGCCACCACGGACTATAATAACAAT CACGAGGGCCGGGAGGAGGATCAGCGGTTGATCAACTTGGTGGGGGAGAGCCTGCGACTGCTGGGCAACACCTTTGTTGCACTGTCTGACCTGCGCTGCAATCTGGCCTGTGCGCCCCCACGACACCTGCATGTAGTCCGGCCTATGTCTCACTACACCACCCCCATGGTGCTCCAGCAGGCAGCCATTCCCATACAG ATCaacgtgggaaccactgtgaccaTGACAGGAAATGGGACTCGGCCCCCCCCAACTCCCAATGCGGAGGCACCTCCCCCTGGTCCTGGGCAGGCCTCGTCCACGGCTCCATCTTCTACCAATGTCGAGTCCTCAGCTGAGGGGGCTCCCCCTCCAGGTCCAGCTCCCCCGCCAGCCACCAGCCACCCGAGGGTCATCCGGATTTCCCACCAGAGCGTGGAACCCGTGGTCATGATGCACATGAACATTCAAG ATTCTGGCACACAGCCTGGTGGTGTTCCGAGTGCTCCCACTGGCCCCCTGGGGCCCCCTGGTCATGGCCAAACCCTGG GCTCCACCCTCATCCAgctgccctccctgccccctgAGTTCATGCACGCCGTCGCCCACCAGATCACTCATCAGGCCATGGTGGCAGCTGTTGCCTCCGCGGCCGCAG GACAGCAGGTACCAGGCTTCCCAACAGCTCCAACCCGGGTGGTGATTGCCCGGCCCACTCCTCCACAGGCTCGGCCTTCTCATCCTGGAGGGCCCCCAGTCTCTGGGACACTG GGCGCCGGGCTGGGTACCAATGCTTCGTTGGCCCAGATGGTGAGCGGCCTTGTGGGGCAGCTTCTTATGCAGCCAGTCCTTGTGG CTCAGGGGACTCCAGGAATGGCTCCACCACCAGCCCCTGCCACTGCTTCTGCCAGTGCTGGCACCACCAACACAGCTACCACAGCTGGCCCCGCCCCTGGGGGGCCTGCCCAGCCTCCACCCACCCCTCAACCCTCCACGGCTGATCTTCAGTTCTCTCAGCTTCTGGGGAACCTGCTAGGGCCTGCCGGACCAGGGGCTGGAGGGCCTGGTGTGGCTTCTCCCACTATCACTGTGGCGATGCCTGGTGTCCCTGCCTTTCTCCAGGGCATGACTGACTTCTTGCAG GCAACACAGACAGCCCCtccaccacccccacctcctccacccccacAACCTGCCCCAGAGCAGCAGACCATGCCCCCACCAAGCTCCCCTTCTGGTGGGGCAGGGAGTCCTGGAGGCCTGGGTCTTGAGAGCCTATCACCGGAGTTTTTTACCTCAGTGGTGCAGGGTGTGCTGAGCTCCCTGCTGGGCTCCTTGGGGGCTCGGGCTGGCAGCAGTGAAAGTATTGCTGCCTTCATACAACGCCTCAGTGGATCCAGCAACATCTTTGAGCCTGGAGCTGATGGGGCCCTTG GATTCTTTGGGGCCCTGCTCTCTCTTCTGTGCCAGAACTTCTCTATGGTGGACGTAGTGATGCTTCTCCATGGGCATTTTCAGCCACTACAACGGCTGCAACCCCAGCTGCGATCCTTCTTCCACCAACACTACCTGGGTGGTCAGGAGCCCACCCCCAGTAACATCCGG ATGGCAACCCACACATTGATCACGGGTCTAGAAGAGTATGTGCGGGAGAGTTTT TCCTTGGTGCAGGTTCAGCCAGGTGTGGACATCATCCGGACAAACCTGGAATTTCTCCAAGAGCAGTTTAATAGCATTGCTGCTCATGTGCTGCATTGCACAG ATAGTGGATTTGGGGCCCGGTTGCTGGAGTTGTGTAACCAAGGCCTGTTTGAATGCCTGGCCCTGAACCTGCATTGCTTGGGGGGACAGCAGATGGAGCTTGCTGCTGTTATCAATGGCCGAATT CGTCGTATGTCTCGCGGGGTGAATCCCTCCTTGGTGAGCTGGCTGACCACTATGATGGGACTGAGGCTTCAGGTGGTACTGGAGCACATGCCCGTAGGTCCTGATGCCATTCTCAGATACGTTCGCAGGGTTGGTGATCCCCCCCAG CCTCTTCCTGAGGAGCCAATGGAAGTTCAGGGAGCAGAAAGAGCTTCCCCTGAGCCTCAG CGGGAGAAtgcttccccagcccctggaacAACAGCAGAAGAGGCCATGTCCCGAGGTCCACCTCCTGCTCCTGAGGGGGGCTCCCGGGATGAACAGGATGGAGCTTCAGCTGAGACAGAACCTTGGGCAGCTGCAGTGCCCCCA GAATGGGTCCCTATTATCCAGCAGGACATTCAGAGCCAGCGGAAGGTGAAACCGCAGCCCCCTCTGAGTGATGCCTACCTCAGTGGTATGCCTGCCAAGAGACGCAAG ACGATGCAGGGTGAGGGCCCCCAGCTGCTTCTCTCAGAGGCTGTGAGCCGGGCAGCTAAGGCAGCCGGAGCTAGGCCCCTGACGAGCCCCGAGAGCCTGAGCCGGGACCTGGAGGCACCAGAGGTTCAGGAGAGCTACAGGCAGCAG cTCCGGTCCGATATACAAAAACGACTGCAGGAAGACCCCAACTACAGTCCCCAGCGCTTCCCCAATGCCCACCGGGCCTTTGCTGATGATCCTTAG
- the BAG6 gene encoding large proline-rich protein BAG6 isoform X11 gives MEPNDSTSTSVEEPDSLEVLVKTLDSQTRTFIVGAQMNVKEFKEHIAASVSIPSEKQRLIYQGRVLQDDKKLQEYNVGGKVIHLVERAPPQTQLPSGASSGTGSASATHGGGPSPGTRGPGASVHDRNANSYVMVGTFNLPSDGSAVDVHINMEQAPIQSEPRVRLVMAQHMIRDIQTLLSRMECRGGPQPQHSQPPPQPPAVTQEPVALSSQTSEPVESEAPPREPMEAEEVEERAPAQNPELTPGPAPAGPTPAPETNAPNHPSPAEYVEVLQELQRLESRLQPFLQRYYEVLGAAATTDYNNNHEGREEDQRLINLVGESLRLLGNTFVALSDLRCNLACAPPRHLHVVRPMSHYTTPMVLQQAAIPIQINVGTTVTMTGNGTRPPPTPNAEAPPPGPGQASSTAPSSTNVESSAEGAPPPGPAPPPATSHPRVIRISHQSVEPVVMMHMNIQDSGTQPGGVPSAPTGPLGPPGHGQTLGSTLIQLPSLPPEFMHAVAHQITHQAMVAAVASAAAGQQVPGFPTAPTRVVIARPTPPQARPSHPGGPPVSGTLGAGLGTNASLAQMVSGLVGQLLMQPVLVAQGTPGMAPPPAPATASASAGTTNTATTAGPAPGGPAQPPPTPQPSTADLQFSQLLGNLLGPAGPGAGGPGVASPTITVAMPGVPAFLQGMTDFLQATQTAPPPPPPPPPPQPAPEQQTMPPPSSPSGGAGSPGGLGLESLSPEFFTSVVQGVLSSLLGSLGARAGSSESIAAFIQRLSGSSNIFEPGADGALGFFGALLSLLCQNFSMVDVVMLLHGHFQPLQRLQPQLRSFFHQHYLGGQEPTPSNIRMATHTLITGLEEYVRESFSLVQVQPGVDIIRTNLEFLQEQFNSIAAHVLHCTDSGFGARLLELCNQGLFECLALNLHCLGGQQMELAAVINGRIRRMSRGVNPSLVSWLTTMMGLRLQVVLEHMPVGPDAILRYVRRVGDPPQPLPEEPMEVQGAERASPEPQRENASPAPGTTAEEAMSRGPPPAPEGGSRDEQDGASAETEPWAAAVPPEWVPIIQQDIQSQRKVKPQPPLSDAYLSGMPAKRRKLRSDIQKRLQEDPNYSPQRFPNAHRAFADDP, from the exons ATGAATGTAAAAGAGTTTAAGGAGCACATTGCTGCCTCTGTCAGCATCCCGTCTGAAAAACAACGGCTCATTTACCAGGGACGAGTTCTGCAAGATGATAAGAAGCTCCAGGAATACA ATGTTGGGGGAAAGGTTATCCACCTGGTGGAACGGGCTCCTCCTCAGACTCAGCTCCCTTCTGGGGCATCTTCTGGGACGGGGTCTGCCTCAGCCACTCATGGTGGGGGACCCTCGCCTGGTACTCGGGGGCCTGGGGCCTCTGTTCATGACCGGAATGCCAACAGCTATGTCATGGTTGGAACCTTCAATCTTCCT AGTGACGGCTCTGCTGTGGATGTTCACATCAACATGGAACAGGCCCCGATTCAG AGTGAGCCCCGGGTACGGCTGGTGATGGCTCAACACATGATCAGGGATATACAGACCTTACTATCCCGGATGGAG TGTCGAGGAGGACCCCAACCGCAGCATAGTCAGCCACCCCCGCAGCCACCAGCTGTGACCCAGGAGCCAGTAGCCTTGAGCTCTCAAACATCAGAACCAGTTGAAAGTGAAGCACCTCCTCGGGAGCCCATGGAGGCAGAAGAAGTGGAGGAGCGTGCCCCAGCCCAGAACCCGGAGCTCACTCCTGGTCCAGCCCCAGCGGGCCCAACACCTGCCCCGGAAACAAACGCACCCAA CCATCCTTCCCCTGCGGAGTATGTGGAGGTGCTCCAAGAGCTCCAGCGGCTGGAGAGTCGCCTCCAGCCCTTCTTGCAGCGCTACTACGAGGTTCTGGGTGCTGCTGCCACCACGGACTATAATAACAAT CACGAGGGCCGGGAGGAGGATCAGCGGTTGATCAACTTGGTGGGGGAGAGCCTGCGACTGCTGGGCAACACCTTTGTTGCACTGTCTGACCTGCGCTGCAATCTGGCCTGTGCGCCCCCACGACACCTGCATGTAGTCCGGCCTATGTCTCACTACACCACCCCCATGGTGCTCCAGCAGGCAGCCATTCCCATACAG ATCaacgtgggaaccactgtgaccaTGACAGGAAATGGGACTCGGCCCCCCCCAACTCCCAATGCGGAGGCACCTCCCCCTGGTCCTGGGCAGGCCTCGTCCACGGCTCCATCTTCTACCAATGTCGAGTCCTCAGCTGAGGGGGCTCCCCCTCCAGGTCCAGCTCCCCCGCCAGCCACCAGCCACCCGAGGGTCATCCGGATTTCCCACCAGAGCGTGGAACCCGTGGTCATGATGCACATGAACATTCAAG ATTCTGGCACACAGCCTGGTGGTGTTCCGAGTGCTCCCACTGGCCCCCTGGGGCCCCCTGGTCATGGCCAAACCCTGG GCTCCACCCTCATCCAgctgccctccctgccccctgAGTTCATGCACGCCGTCGCCCACCAGATCACTCATCAGGCCATGGTGGCAGCTGTTGCCTCCGCGGCCGCAG GACAGCAGGTACCAGGCTTCCCAACAGCTCCAACCCGGGTGGTGATTGCCCGGCCCACTCCTCCACAGGCTCGGCCTTCTCATCCTGGAGGGCCCCCAGTCTCTGGGACACTG GGCGCCGGGCTGGGTACCAATGCTTCGTTGGCCCAGATGGTGAGCGGCCTTGTGGGGCAGCTTCTTATGCAGCCAGTCCTTGTGG CTCAGGGGACTCCAGGAATGGCTCCACCACCAGCCCCTGCCACTGCTTCTGCCAGTGCTGGCACCACCAACACAGCTACCACAGCTGGCCCCGCCCCTGGGGGGCCTGCCCAGCCTCCACCCACCCCTCAACCCTCCACGGCTGATCTTCAGTTCTCTCAGCTTCTGGGGAACCTGCTAGGGCCTGCCGGACCAGGGGCTGGAGGGCCTGGTGTGGCTTCTCCCACTATCACTGTGGCGATGCCTGGTGTCCCTGCCTTTCTCCAGGGCATGACTGACTTCTTGCAG GCAACACAGACAGCCCCtccaccacccccacctcctccacccccacAACCTGCCCCAGAGCAGCAGACCATGCCCCCACCAAGCTCCCCTTCTGGTGGGGCAGGGAGTCCTGGAGGCCTGGGTCTTGAGAGCCTATCACCGGAGTTTTTTACCTCAGTGGTGCAGGGTGTGCTGAGCTCCCTGCTGGGCTCCTTGGGGGCTCGGGCTGGCAGCAGTGAAAGTATTGCTGCCTTCATACAACGCCTCAGTGGATCCAGCAACATCTTTGAGCCTGGAGCTGATGGGGCCCTTG GATTCTTTGGGGCCCTGCTCTCTCTTCTGTGCCAGAACTTCTCTATGGTGGACGTAGTGATGCTTCTCCATGGGCATTTTCAGCCACTACAACGGCTGCAACCCCAGCTGCGATCCTTCTTCCACCAACACTACCTGGGTGGTCAGGAGCCCACCCCCAGTAACATCCGG ATGGCAACCCACACATTGATCACGGGTCTAGAAGAGTATGTGCGGGAGAGTTTT TCCTTGGTGCAGGTTCAGCCAGGTGTGGACATCATCCGGACAAACCTGGAATTTCTCCAAGAGCAGTTTAATAGCATTGCTGCTCATGTGCTGCATTGCACAG ATAGTGGATTTGGGGCCCGGTTGCTGGAGTTGTGTAACCAAGGCCTGTTTGAATGCCTGGCCCTGAACCTGCATTGCTTGGGGGGACAGCAGATGGAGCTTGCTGCTGTTATCAATGGCCGAATT CGTCGTATGTCTCGCGGGGTGAATCCCTCCTTGGTGAGCTGGCTGACCACTATGATGGGACTGAGGCTTCAGGTGGTACTGGAGCACATGCCCGTAGGTCCTGATGCCATTCTCAGATACGTTCGCAGGGTTGGTGATCCCCCCCAG CCTCTTCCTGAGGAGCCAATGGAAGTTCAGGGAGCAGAAAGAGCTTCCCCTGAGCCTCAG CGGGAGAAtgcttccccagcccctggaacAACAGCAGAAGAGGCCATGTCCCGAGGTCCACCTCCTGCTCCTGAGGGGGGCTCCCGGGATGAACAGGATGGAGCTTCAGCTGAGACAGAACCTTGGGCAGCTGCAGTGCCCCCA GAATGGGTCCCTATTATCCAGCAGGACATTCAGAGCCAGCGGAAGGTGAAACCGCAGCCCCCTCTGAGTGATGCCTACCTCAGTGGTATGCCTGCCAAGAGACGCAAG cTCCGGTCCGATATACAAAAACGACTGCAGGAAGACCCCAACTACAGTCCCCAGCGCTTCCCCAATGCCCACCGGGCCTTTGCTGATGATCCTTAG
- the BAG6 gene encoding large proline-rich protein BAG6 isoform X15, producing the protein MEPNDSTSTSVEEPDSLEVLVKTLDSQTRTFIVGAQMNVKEFKEHIAASVSIPSEKQRLIYQGRVLQDDKKLQEYNVGGKVIHLVERAPPQTQLPSGASSGTGSASATHGGGPSPGTRGPGASVHDRNANSYVMVGTFNLPSEPRVRLVMAQHMIRDIQTLLSRMECRGGPQPQHSQPPPQPPAVTQEPVALSSQTSEPVESEAPPREPMEAEEVEERAPAQNPELTPGPAPAGPTPAPETNAPNHPSPAEYVEVLQELQRLESRLQPFLQRYYEVLGAAATTDYNNNHEGREEDQRLINLVGESLRLLGNTFVALSDLRCNLACAPPRHLHVVRPMSHYTTPMVLQQAAIPIQINVGTTVTMTGNGTRPPPTPNAEAPPPGPGQASSTAPSSTNVESSAEGAPPPGPAPPPATSHPRVIRISHQSVEPVVMMHMNIQDSGTQPGGVPSAPTGPLGPPGHGQTLGSTLIQLPSLPPEFMHAVAHQITHQAMVAAVASAAAGQQVPGFPTAPTRVVIARPTPPQARPSHPGGPPVSGTLQGAGLGTNASLAQMVSGLVGQLLMQPVLVAQGTPGMAPPPAPATASASAGTTNTATTAGPAPGGPAQPPPTPQPSTADLQFSQLLGNLLGPAGPGAGGPGVASPTITVAMPGVPAFLQGMTDFLQATQTAPPPPPPPPPPQPAPEQQTMPPPSSPSGGAGSPGGLGLESLSPEFFTSVVQGVLSSLLGSLGARAGSSESIAAFIQRLSGSSNIFEPGADGALGFFGALLSLLCQNFSMVDVVMLLHGHFQPLQRLQPQLRSFFHQHYLGGQEPTPSNIRMATHTLITGLEEYVRESFSLVQVQPGVDIIRTNLEFLQEQFNSIAAHVLHCTDSGFGARLLELCNQGLFECLALNLHCLGGQQMELAAVINGRIRRMSRGVNPSLVSWLTTMMGLRLQVVLEHMPVGPDAILRYVRRVGDPPQPLPEEPMEVQGAERASPEPQRENASPAPGTTAEEAMSRGPPPAPEGGSRDEQDGASAETEPWAAAVPPEWVPIIQQDIQSQRKVKPQPPLSDAYLSGMPAKRRKLRSDIQKRLQEDPNYSPQRFPNAHRAFADDP; encoded by the exons ATGAATGTAAAAGAGTTTAAGGAGCACATTGCTGCCTCTGTCAGCATCCCGTCTGAAAAACAACGGCTCATTTACCAGGGACGAGTTCTGCAAGATGATAAGAAGCTCCAGGAATACA ATGTTGGGGGAAAGGTTATCCACCTGGTGGAACGGGCTCCTCCTCAGACTCAGCTCCCTTCTGGGGCATCTTCTGGGACGGGGTCTGCCTCAGCCACTCATGGTGGGGGACCCTCGCCTGGTACTCGGGGGCCTGGGGCCTCTGTTCATGACCGGAATGCCAACAGCTATGTCATGGTTGGAACCTTCAATCTTCCT AGTGAGCCCCGGGTACGGCTGGTGATGGCTCAACACATGATCAGGGATATACAGACCTTACTATCCCGGATGGAG TGTCGAGGAGGACCCCAACCGCAGCATAGTCAGCCACCCCCGCAGCCACCAGCTGTGACCCAGGAGCCAGTAGCCTTGAGCTCTCAAACATCAGAACCAGTTGAAAGTGAAGCACCTCCTCGGGAGCCCATGGAGGCAGAAGAAGTGGAGGAGCGTGCCCCAGCCCAGAACCCGGAGCTCACTCCTGGTCCAGCCCCAGCGGGCCCAACACCTGCCCCGGAAACAAACGCACCCAA CCATCCTTCCCCTGCGGAGTATGTGGAGGTGCTCCAAGAGCTCCAGCGGCTGGAGAGTCGCCTCCAGCCCTTCTTGCAGCGCTACTACGAGGTTCTGGGTGCTGCTGCCACCACGGACTATAATAACAAT CACGAGGGCCGGGAGGAGGATCAGCGGTTGATCAACTTGGTGGGGGAGAGCCTGCGACTGCTGGGCAACACCTTTGTTGCACTGTCTGACCTGCGCTGCAATCTGGCCTGTGCGCCCCCACGACACCTGCATGTAGTCCGGCCTATGTCTCACTACACCACCCCCATGGTGCTCCAGCAGGCAGCCATTCCCATACAG ATCaacgtgggaaccactgtgaccaTGACAGGAAATGGGACTCGGCCCCCCCCAACTCCCAATGCGGAGGCACCTCCCCCTGGTCCTGGGCAGGCCTCGTCCACGGCTCCATCTTCTACCAATGTCGAGTCCTCAGCTGAGGGGGCTCCCCCTCCAGGTCCAGCTCCCCCGCCAGCCACCAGCCACCCGAGGGTCATCCGGATTTCCCACCAGAGCGTGGAACCCGTGGTCATGATGCACATGAACATTCAAG ATTCTGGCACACAGCCTGGTGGTGTTCCGAGTGCTCCCACTGGCCCCCTGGGGCCCCCTGGTCATGGCCAAACCCTGG GCTCCACCCTCATCCAgctgccctccctgccccctgAGTTCATGCACGCCGTCGCCCACCAGATCACTCATCAGGCCATGGTGGCAGCTGTTGCCTCCGCGGCCGCAG GACAGCAGGTACCAGGCTTCCCAACAGCTCCAACCCGGGTGGTGATTGCCCGGCCCACTCCTCCACAGGCTCGGCCTTCTCATCCTGGAGGGCCCCCAGTCTCTGGGACACTG CAGGGCGCCGGGCTGGGTACCAATGCTTCGTTGGCCCAGATGGTGAGCGGCCTTGTGGGGCAGCTTCTTATGCAGCCAGTCCTTGTGG CTCAGGGGACTCCAGGAATGGCTCCACCACCAGCCCCTGCCACTGCTTCTGCCAGTGCTGGCACCACCAACACAGCTACCACAGCTGGCCCCGCCCCTGGGGGGCCTGCCCAGCCTCCACCCACCCCTCAACCCTCCACGGCTGATCTTCAGTTCTCTCAGCTTCTGGGGAACCTGCTAGGGCCTGCCGGACCAGGGGCTGGAGGGCCTGGTGTGGCTTCTCCCACTATCACTGTGGCGATGCCTGGTGTCCCTGCCTTTCTCCAGGGCATGACTGACTTCTTGCAG GCAACACAGACAGCCCCtccaccacccccacctcctccacccccacAACCTGCCCCAGAGCAGCAGACCATGCCCCCACCAAGCTCCCCTTCTGGTGGGGCAGGGAGTCCTGGAGGCCTGGGTCTTGAGAGCCTATCACCGGAGTTTTTTACCTCAGTGGTGCAGGGTGTGCTGAGCTCCCTGCTGGGCTCCTTGGGGGCTCGGGCTGGCAGCAGTGAAAGTATTGCTGCCTTCATACAACGCCTCAGTGGATCCAGCAACATCTTTGAGCCTGGAGCTGATGGGGCCCTTG GATTCTTTGGGGCCCTGCTCTCTCTTCTGTGCCAGAACTTCTCTATGGTGGACGTAGTGATGCTTCTCCATGGGCATTTTCAGCCACTACAACGGCTGCAACCCCAGCTGCGATCCTTCTTCCACCAACACTACCTGGGTGGTCAGGAGCCCACCCCCAGTAACATCCGG ATGGCAACCCACACATTGATCACGGGTCTAGAAGAGTATGTGCGGGAGAGTTTT TCCTTGGTGCAGGTTCAGCCAGGTGTGGACATCATCCGGACAAACCTGGAATTTCTCCAAGAGCAGTTTAATAGCATTGCTGCTCATGTGCTGCATTGCACAG ATAGTGGATTTGGGGCCCGGTTGCTGGAGTTGTGTAACCAAGGCCTGTTTGAATGCCTGGCCCTGAACCTGCATTGCTTGGGGGGACAGCAGATGGAGCTTGCTGCTGTTATCAATGGCCGAATT CGTCGTATGTCTCGCGGGGTGAATCCCTCCTTGGTGAGCTGGCTGACCACTATGATGGGACTGAGGCTTCAGGTGGTACTGGAGCACATGCCCGTAGGTCCTGATGCCATTCTCAGATACGTTCGCAGGGTTGGTGATCCCCCCCAG CCTCTTCCTGAGGAGCCAATGGAAGTTCAGGGAGCAGAAAGAGCTTCCCCTGAGCCTCAG CGGGAGAAtgcttccccagcccctggaacAACAGCAGAAGAGGCCATGTCCCGAGGTCCACCTCCTGCTCCTGAGGGGGGCTCCCGGGATGAACAGGATGGAGCTTCAGCTGAGACAGAACCTTGGGCAGCTGCAGTGCCCCCA GAATGGGTCCCTATTATCCAGCAGGACATTCAGAGCCAGCGGAAGGTGAAACCGCAGCCCCCTCTGAGTGATGCCTACCTCAGTGGTATGCCTGCCAAGAGACGCAAG cTCCGGTCCGATATACAAAAACGACTGCAGGAAGACCCCAACTACAGTCCCCAGCGCTTCCCCAATGCCCACCGGGCCTTTGCTGATGATCCTTAG